A genomic region of Enterococcus sp. 12C11_DIV0727 contains the following coding sequences:
- a CDS encoding phosphotransferase family protein, with product MAFQLDKEWRLQPIKGATGQTFMGIRATERVFIKRNTSPLLAALSKEGIAPKLVWTKRTVTGDILTAQEWLDGQVLKAQEIGQRNDVVDVLYHLHHSHMLKSMLGKIGGQIQTPAMMLQAYGERLPKELQNNSYLARVYHYLQENIPNYSVHNYMVVHGDVNHRNWIVSNNYLYLVDWDSVMIADPALDLGMLLGHYVPRASWNKWLLAYGMRPSEEALTRIKWYALFNFLQEILRHHQSGEKREMNAEILKLKRAFGY from the coding sequence ATGGCATTTCAGTTGGATAAGGAATGGCGCTTGCAGCCAATAAAAGGCGCAACTGGCCAAACTTTCATGGGTATACGTGCGACTGAAAGAGTATTTATTAAACGAAATACTTCTCCTCTTTTGGCTGCATTGTCTAAAGAAGGAATTGCCCCTAAGCTAGTTTGGACCAAACGAACAGTCACAGGCGATATTTTAACAGCACAAGAATGGCTAGATGGTCAAGTCCTTAAAGCCCAAGAAATCGGTCAAAGAAATGACGTTGTGGATGTCCTTTATCATTTGCACCATTCACATATGCTAAAAAGCATGCTAGGGAAAATCGGCGGTCAGATCCAGACACCCGCAATGATGCTTCAAGCATATGGCGAAAGATTGCCTAAAGAACTTCAAAATAATTCGTATCTTGCTAGAGTCTATCACTATCTGCAAGAAAATATACCAAATTATTCTGTTCATAATTATATGGTCGTCCATGGTGATGTGAACCATCGAAATTGGATCGTATCGAATAATTATTTGTATTTAGTTGATTGGGATTCGGTAATGATTGCTGATCCAGCTTTAGATCTAGGTATGCTTTTAGGTCATTACGTTCCGCGGGCAAGCTGGAATAAATGGCTATTAGCTTATGGTATGCGTCCGAGCGAAGAAGCGTTAACGCGAATCAAGTGGTATGCGCTATTTAATTTCCTGCAAGAGATTCTTAGGCATCACCAATCAGGAGAAAAACGGGAAATGAATGCTGAAATTTTGAAGTTAAAACGAGCGTTTGGGTATTAA
- the trmB gene encoding tRNA (guanosine(46)-N7)-methyltransferase TrmB, giving the protein MRMRKRHGAAELLASHPELVVDEPAKWQGHWTERFGNDHPIHIEIGSGKGQFVVGMAKAHPEINYIGIDMQLSVLSIALEKALEEELPNLQLLHVNGEELTQYFAENEVDQIYLNFSDPWPKTRHEKRRLTFKTFLATDEIILKPNGEIHFKTDNRGLFEYSLSSFSKYGMILEQVWLDLHASDYEGNIMTEYEAKFSAKGQPIYRVEARFQTEKTTK; this is encoded by the coding sequence ATGCGAATGAGAAAAAGACATGGAGCGGCTGAACTTTTAGCGAGTCATCCTGAACTAGTGGTTGATGAGCCAGCCAAATGGCAAGGCCATTGGACAGAACGTTTTGGGAATGATCACCCTATTCATATTGAAATCGGTTCAGGTAAGGGACAATTTGTGGTAGGAATGGCAAAAGCACATCCAGAAATCAATTATATTGGGATCGATATGCAACTCAGTGTTCTTTCGATCGCTTTAGAAAAAGCGTTGGAAGAAGAATTACCCAATTTACAATTACTTCATGTTAACGGGGAAGAACTAACACAATACTTTGCTGAAAATGAAGTGGATCAAATTTATTTAAACTTTTCGGATCCTTGGCCAAAAACACGTCATGAAAAACGCCGTCTAACGTTTAAAACATTTTTAGCAACAGACGAAATCATTCTAAAACCAAATGGCGAAATTCATTTTAAAACAGATAACCGTGGACTATTTGAGTATTCGCTTAGTAGTTTTTCAAAATATGGCATGATTCTAGAACAAGTTTGGCTTGATTTACATGCAAGCGACTACGAAGGAAATATCATGACTGAATACGAAGCAAAGTTTTCAGCCAAAGGTCAGCCGATTTATCGTGTAGAAGCAAGATTTCAAACTGAAAAAACAACGAAATGA
- a CDS encoding TMEM175 family protein: MKLVDGKLRVELFSDAVIAIVITIAALEILIPHDGMYRQFIESVLTFAISFFIVAGYWNDHRKLFEQVEEINDRFVFRNTCFLFSLVLIPVFTKWSMESGDKQLPMLAYGVLLMLINATFSGLFMAGISLAKEPVEETFYFKKLYKNRDRVYYLAILLVMGVGYFIPQLALVLFIGLPIISYFLKTNFEGKFEDEQWTKRRRNSRHKHFR, encoded by the coding sequence ATGAAATTAGTTGATGGAAAGTTAAGAGTAGAATTATTTAGTGATGCAGTTATTGCGATCGTCATTACGATTGCAGCGTTAGAAATATTGATTCCTCACGATGGTATGTATCGTCAGTTTATTGAAAGTGTACTAACGTTTGCGATTAGTTTTTTTATAGTCGCTGGTTATTGGAATGATCATCGGAAACTATTTGAACAAGTAGAAGAAATCAATGATCGCTTTGTTTTTAGAAATACATGTTTTCTCTTTTCTCTGGTTTTGATCCCTGTTTTTACGAAATGGTCGATGGAATCTGGGGATAAACAACTGCCAATGTTAGCTTATGGTGTCTTGCTGATGCTGATCAATGCTACATTTAGTGGTTTGTTTATGGCTGGGATCTCTTTGGCGAAAGAGCCTGTTGAAGAGACGTTTTATTTCAAGAAACTATATAAAAACCGTGACCGGGTCTATTATTTAGCGATCCTCTTGGTAATGGGTGTGGGTTATTTTATTCCGCAATTAGCATTAGTTTTGTTTATTGGTTTACCAATCATTAGTTATTTCTTAAAAACAAATTTTGAAGGGAAGTTTGAGGATGAACAATGGACAAAGCGTCGAAGGAATAGTAGGCATAAGCATTTTAGATAG
- a CDS encoding peptidase, with the protein MNEENELSYFKGGLAIGVSLGIVSGIASTLWYQKKRTVDADLVLENVKDAFLKEGPIEGSWIEFEKKPLRKFAVHSKTYTGGISRLEDGVMVQYEFTADAFTGTVIDVKRVKD; encoded by the coding sequence ATGAATGAAGAAAATGAATTAAGCTATTTTAAAGGTGGCTTGGCAATCGGCGTTAGTCTAGGTATAGTGAGCGGGATTGCTTCAACTTTATGGTATCAGAAAAAACGAACAGTCGATGCTGATTTAGTTTTAGAAAATGTTAAAGACGCATTTTTAAAAGAAGGTCCAATCGAAGGTTCATGGATCGAATTTGAGAAAAAACCTTTACGAAAATTTGCAGTCCACTCAAAAACTTACACTGGTGGTATTTCACGTTTGGAAGACGGCGTTATGGTTCAATATGAATTCACTGCTGACGCTTTTACAGGAACTGTGATCGATGTAAAACGAGTTAAAGACTAA
- the pepA gene encoding glutamyl aminopeptidase: protein MEEKTFQRIKELTELQGTSGFEDDIRAYMKKNMAPLVDELQYDGLGGIFGLKRAKEQDAPRVMVAAHMDEVGFMLTQIKDNGLFQVVPLGGWNPYVVSAQRFTLKTSKGNYPCISSSIPPHLLRGTSGQKQLEVTDVLFDAGFESKEEAESFGVRPGDSIVPQTETIKTANGKNIISKSWDNRYGCTLVLEALEALQNEQLGHTLIAGANVQEEVGLRGSKPSVHKFNPDLFFAVDCSAADDIQTKKGTYGHLGEGTLLRIYDPGMITLPRVREYLLDTAATHNIPYQYFVSKGGTDAGAAHTTNNGVPSTVIGVCGRYIHTHQTMFNIKDFEAAREMLIQVLKGLDKTTVNTIIYGK, encoded by the coding sequence ATGGAAGAAAAAACATTTCAACGCATCAAAGAACTAACAGAATTACAAGGAACAAGCGGATTTGAAGATGATATTCGTGCGTATATGAAAAAAAATATGGCCCCATTAGTAGACGAGCTTCAATATGATGGTTTAGGTGGGATTTTTGGTCTTAAAAGAGCGAAAGAACAAGATGCACCACGCGTTATGGTAGCAGCCCATATGGACGAAGTTGGCTTTATGTTGACACAGATCAAAGACAACGGATTATTCCAAGTTGTTCCTTTAGGCGGCTGGAATCCTTATGTAGTATCAGCACAACGTTTTACCTTGAAAACAAGTAAAGGCAATTATCCATGTATTTCTTCTTCTATTCCGCCGCACTTATTACGTGGAACAAGCGGTCAAAAACAATTAGAAGTAACAGATGTGTTATTTGATGCTGGTTTTGAATCAAAAGAAGAAGCAGAAAGTTTTGGTGTTCGCCCAGGTGATTCAATCGTTCCACAAACAGAAACGATCAAAACAGCCAATGGCAAAAATATCATCAGTAAATCATGGGATAATCGCTATGGTTGTACATTAGTTTTAGAAGCATTAGAAGCTTTGCAAAACGAACAATTAGGCCACACATTAATTGCTGGTGCTAATGTTCAAGAAGAAGTTGGCTTACGTGGTTCTAAACCTTCTGTTCATAAATTTAATCCGGATTTATTCTTTGCAGTTGATTGTTCAGCAGCCGATGATATTCAAACGAAAAAAGGCACTTACGGTCATCTTGGGGAAGGAACATTATTGCGGATTTACGATCCAGGTATGATCACATTACCTCGTGTACGTGAATACTTATTAGATACAGCAGCAACTCACAATATTCCTTACCAATATTTTGTTTCTAAAGGTGGAACTGATGCAGGTGCTGCCCATACAACAAATAATGGCGTACCAAGTACTGTGATCGGCGTTTGCGGACGTTATATCCATACGCATCAAACGATGTTTAACATCAAAGACTTTGAAGCGGCTCGCGAAATGTTGATTCAAGTCCTAAAAGGATTGGATAAAACAACTGTTAATACAATCATTTACGGAAAGTAG
- a CDS encoding thioredoxin family protein, translated as MIIPTSYEELASFVSEGKSVFFFTADWCGDCRFIKPVMPEIEAAFPAFRFIEVDRDKFMELASEWNIFGIPSFVVTDQGKELGRLVNKDRKTKEEITNFLKSIS; from the coding sequence ATGATTATTCCAACGTCTTATGAAGAATTAGCTAGTTTTGTATCTGAAGGAAAAAGCGTCTTTTTCTTTACTGCGGATTGGTGTGGGGATTGCCGGTTTATCAAACCAGTAATGCCTGAAATCGAAGCAGCCTTTCCAGCATTTCGTTTTATTGAAGTAGACCGTGATAAGTTTATGGAACTAGCTTCTGAATGGAACATTTTTGGTATACCAAGTTTTGTCGTGACGGATCAAGGGAAAGAGTTAGGTCGTTTGGTTAATAAGGATCGCAAAACAAAAGAAGAAATCACAAACTTTTTAAAAAGTATCAGTTGA
- a CDS encoding universal stress protein, with protein MLTQTYKNILVGIDGSEQGNLAYRQAIEVAKRNNGRVIVAHVIENKVYTMMGYSSLNDSLLDQETENAKELLDDCKDYAKSVDFTQVEPIVTYGSAKEVMCGDLPKKYDVDLIMVGQSGLNAVERLMIGSVSSYIIRHAPCDVLIVHPETNKK; from the coding sequence ATGTTAACACAAACCTATAAGAATATTTTAGTTGGGATAGATGGTAGTGAGCAAGGGAATTTAGCCTACCGACAAGCAATTGAAGTAGCAAAAAGAAATAATGGTCGCGTGATCGTGGCTCATGTTATAGAAAATAAAGTCTATACAATGATGGGTTATTCCTCTTTGAACGATAGTTTGTTAGACCAAGAAACAGAAAATGCCAAGGAATTACTGGATGACTGTAAAGACTATGCTAAAAGTGTTGATTTTACTCAAGTAGAGCCAATTGTAACGTATGGTTCAGCTAAAGAAGTGATGTGTGGAGATTTACCTAAGAAATACGATGTTGATTTGATCATGGTGGGTCAATCCGGCTTAAATGCAGTGGAGCGTCTAATGATTGGCAGTGTCAGTAGCTACATCATTCGTCATGCGCCATGTGATGTGTTGATTGTTCATCCTGAGACGAATAAAAAATAG
- the ytpR gene encoding YtpR family tRNA-binding protein, with protein sequence MIFAYNKEHVGDVLMVIVADDKGQENRVERKGNVARVHVVDSEQVVAWNIFDASTILGEIEGIGQIELTKEQVTKVNEELAKAGFSETLVTDNEPKIVVGFVKSCKKHPDSDHLSITQTEVDNGEVLQIVCGAPNIKAGQKVVVAKPGAMMPDGLMIWPGVLRGVESFGMICSAGELRLPDAPAKKGILELPFDAVIGEAFPVGK encoded by the coding sequence ATGATTTTTGCTTATAATAAGGAACATGTTGGCGATGTCTTGATGGTCATCGTAGCTGACGATAAAGGACAAGAAAATCGTGTGGAACGTAAGGGGAATGTTGCACGGGTACATGTGGTAGATAGCGAGCAAGTCGTCGCTTGGAATATTTTTGATGCATCAACGATTTTAGGCGAAATTGAAGGCATTGGCCAAATAGAGTTGACAAAAGAACAGGTAACAAAAGTGAATGAAGAGCTCGCTAAAGCAGGATTTTCTGAAACCTTAGTAACGGATAATGAACCAAAAATCGTGGTCGGTTTTGTAAAATCGTGTAAAAAACATCCTGATTCTGATCATTTATCAATCACTCAAACAGAAGTTGATAATGGTGAAGTGCTGCAGATTGTTTGCGGTGCGCCAAATATCAAAGCAGGACAAAAGGTTGTTGTTGCCAAACCTGGAGCAATGATGCCAGATGGTTTAATGATCTGGCCGGGTGTTTTACGTGGCGTAGAAAGCTTTGGCATGATTTGTTCAGCTGGAGAGTTGCGTTTGCCAGATGCACCAGCGAAAAAAGGCATTTTAGAATTGCCTTTTGATGCGGTGATTGGGGAAGCTTTTCCTGTGGGAAAATAA
- a CDS encoding S1C family serine protease: MQKKDVTPDSDKKQNGLFKKFGIGLVGGLLGGALAFGGAYAIMGQNSPSSNSSTTTSTVKDNKGDTKVTNVSLDVNSDVTKAVDKVKNSVVSVINLQSSSQNSDASGFGNIFGGNDGSDSNNAESDGSDLQAASEGSGVIYKKDGKTAYVVTNNHVVDQAKGLEVVLHDGTKVEGELVGTDSYTDLAVIKISSDKVDSIAEFGNSDNLKIGEPALAIGSPLGSAYANSVTQGIISSVNRNIQNENNGQAININAIQTDAAINPGNSGGPLVNIEGQVIGINSVKIVQSESQVSVEGMGFAIPSNDVVNIINQLEKDGKVTRPALGITMEELTNVSTQQRKEILKLPDTVQMGVLVRSVQTATPADKAGIQRYDVITKIDDKEITSVTDLQSTLYKKKVGDKMKVTFYRDGKEQSVTVDLTIDQSALKQNSSNSNNSQNP; encoded by the coding sequence ATGCAAAAGAAAGACGTTACACCTGATTCAGATAAAAAGCAAAATGGTTTATTCAAAAAATTTGGGATTGGTTTAGTTGGAGGCTTGCTCGGAGGAGCACTGGCTTTTGGTGGTGCTTATGCTATCATGGGTCAAAATTCCCCTTCATCTAATTCCTCTACAACGACTAGCACTGTAAAAGATAACAAAGGGGATACGAAAGTTACTAATGTCAGTTTGGATGTCAATAGTGACGTTACCAAAGCTGTTGATAAAGTAAAAAATTCTGTGGTTTCAGTCATCAACTTGCAAAGCTCTAGCCAAAATAGCGATGCTAGCGGTTTTGGCAATATCTTTGGCGGAAATGACGGTAGTGACTCTAATAACGCCGAGTCTGATGGCAGTGATTTACAGGCTGCTAGTGAAGGTAGTGGTGTAATCTACAAAAAAGATGGCAAAACTGCTTATGTCGTGACGAATAATCACGTAGTGGATCAAGCAAAAGGCTTAGAAGTTGTTTTACACGATGGCACTAAAGTGGAAGGCGAATTAGTCGGGACAGATTCATATACTGACCTTGCTGTAATCAAAATTTCTTCTGATAAAGTAGATTCAATTGCTGAATTTGGTAATTCTGATAACTTAAAAATCGGAGAACCTGCTTTAGCGATCGGTTCTCCATTAGGATCAGCTTATGCTAACTCAGTAACACAAGGGATCATTTCATCAGTAAATAGAAATATCCAAAACGAAAATAATGGGCAAGCGATTAATATCAATGCCATTCAAACAGATGCTGCAATCAACCCTGGTAACTCAGGTGGTCCTTTAGTCAACATTGAAGGTCAAGTAATCGGAATCAACTCTGTTAAAATCGTTCAATCAGAAAGCCAAGTGAGCGTTGAAGGAATGGGCTTTGCGATTCCAAGTAACGATGTAGTAAATATCATCAATCAATTAGAAAAAGATGGAAAAGTCACTCGGCCAGCCTTAGGCATTACAATGGAGGAATTGACCAACGTTTCAACACAACAAAGAAAAGAAATCTTGAAGCTTCCTGATACTGTTCAAATGGGCGTACTTGTCCGTTCTGTTCAAACTGCTACTCCAGCAGACAAAGCAGGGATTCAACGATATGATGTTATTACGAAAATCGATGATAAAGAAATCACTTCTGTAACTGATTTACAAAGTACTCTTTACAAGAAAAAAGTGGGTGACAAGATGAAAGTTACTTTCTATCGTGATGGAAAAGAACAAAGTGTTACTGTTGATTTAACGATCGACCAATCAGCACTAAAACAAAATTCATCTAACTCAAACAATTCACAAAATCCGTAA